Proteins from a single region of Penaeus monodon isolate SGIC_2016 chromosome 29, NSTDA_Pmon_1, whole genome shotgun sequence:
- the LOC119591715 gene encoding carbohydrate sulfotransferase 11-like, whose translation MWGALWVGLLGEGNSTVDLLAFREFRVLIGITLSKEGIPGSWWRMVASTSWALALLQLEGYGEEDLQETGEPPQVALRSRLRPVHPDQVNTTVQPSLKFLFVRHPLERVVSAYRNKLEDSYASSDGEYFYRTYSRSIGRHDDNPGDGEDYRREPTFEEFVDYLINTEVVDYDEHWKPMWLQCHVCDLEYDYIIKYEAFQEESEYFMHLLKERKHLPESFAIRWENKGGTDRDATLEYLSRISEHKLWLLYAKYQQDFNFFGYTMEGYTKSIPPELSIHTNNLH comes from the exons ATGTGGGGTGCGCTATGGGTCGGATTACTGGGTGAAGGGAATAGCACTGTCGACCTTCTGGCCTTCCGGGAATTCAGAGTTTTAATAGGAATTACATTATCGAAGGAAGGAATTCCAGGTTCATGGTGGAGAATG GTTGCCTCGACGTCGTGGGCGCTGGCTCTTCTGCAACTCGAGGGCTATGGCGAGGAGGACCTGCAGGAGACCGGAGAGCCCCCACAGGTCGCCCTTCGGAGTCGGCTCAG GCCCGTCCACCCCGACCAAGTGAACACGACCGTGCAGCCGTCCCTCAAGTTCCTCTTCGTCCGGCATCCGCTCGAGCGCGTCGTCTCCGCCTACAGGAACAAGCTCGAGGACTCTTATGCATCCAGCGACGGCGAGTACTTCTACAGGACCTACAGCAGGAGCATCGGCAGA CACGACGACAACCCAGGTGACGGCGAGGACTACCGGAGGGAGCCGACGTTCGAGGAGTTCGTCGACTACCTCATCAACACGGAGGTGGTGGACTACGACGAGCACTGGAAGCCCATGTGGCTGCAGTGCCACGTGTGCGACCTCGAGTACGACTACATCATCAAATACGAGGCCTTTCAGGAGGAGAGCGAGTACTTCATGCACCTCCTGAAGGAGAGGAAACACCTGCCCGAAAGCTTTGCCATCCGCTGGGAGAACAAGGGCGGCACCGACAGGGACGCGACGCTCGAGTACCTGAGCAGGATTAGCGAGCACAAACTTTGGCTGCTGTACGCGAAATATCAACAGGATTTCAACTTTTTCGGTTACACGATGGAGGGCTACACCAAATCGATCCCTCCTGAACTTTCCATTCACACGAACAATTTGCATTAG